Proteins from a single region of Punica granatum isolate Tunisia-2019 chromosome 8, ASM765513v2, whole genome shotgun sequence:
- the LOC116189244 gene encoding uncharacterized protein LOC116189244 isoform X3, with amino-acid sequence MRKLRLLRIPYGSRPYDAHWVSDVKVKSYHFLPAVRKLKRIFPIVRSTISAVPGEEPQSDELESDAAEQESFQPDSDDSLPSSSSYVQFEGSDGRPGFVSFYNRPYGRDKEALTFYPEKDQNNWQWFLGPTVLVTSFILPSLYLRRILSTIFEDSLLTDFLILFFTEALFYCGVAIFLLIIDRVRRSIAFDSADAHQRTSLQFGQRISSVATLVLSLIIPMVTMGFVWPWTGPAASAALAPYLVGIVVQFAFEQCARYKKSPSLAVIPIVFQVYRLHQLNRAAQLVTALSFTIRGAEMTSHNLAINSSLGTLLNVLQFLGLICIWSLSSFLMRFFPSTTD; translated from the exons ATGAGAAAG CTGAGGTTATTGAGGATACCATATGGAAGCCGGCCATATGATGCCCACTGGGTTAGTGATGTCAAAG TCAAATCTTACCACTTCCTGCCTGCAGTTCGGAAATTGAAGAGAATATTCCCAATAGTTAGGAGTACCATCTCTGCAGTTCCAGGAGAAGAGCCACAATCTGATGAGCTTGAATCAGATGCGGCAGAGCAGGAAAGTTTCCAACCGGATTCTGATGATTCCCTTCCTTCAAGCAGTTCATATGTCCAGTTCGAGGGATCTGATGGAAGGCCGGGCTTTGTATCATTCTATAATCGGCCATATGGGAGAGACAAAGAAGCTCTCACATTTTATCCAGAGAAGGATCAGAACAACTGGCAATGGTTCCTTGGCCCAACTGTACTTGTGACCTCCTTCATTCTGCCTTCACTCTATCTCCGCAGGATACTCTCTACCATATTCGAAGACTCCCTGCTGACAG ATTTCCTGATATTGTTCTTCACAGAAGCTTTATTCTACTGTGGGGTGGCAATCTTTCTTCTGATTATAGACCGCGTGAGGAGGTCTATAGCATTTGATTCGGCCGATGCTCACCAACGTACTTCTCTTCAGTTTGGGCAGCGAATTTCTTCTGTTGCTACTCTTGTACTTAGCCTCATAATCCCTATGGTGACCATGGGCTTTGTGTGGCCATGGACCGGCCCTGCAGCTTCTGCTGCTCTTGCTCCGTATCTAGTAGGAATTGTTGTCCAGTTTGCATTTGAACAGTGTGCTCGGTACAAGAAATCACCTTCATTGGCTGTGATTCCAATCGTATTTCAG GTTTATCGATTGCACCAACTAAATCGAGCGGCCCAGCTGGTGACTGCTCTATCCTTTACCATCAGAGGAGCAGAGATGACTTCACACAACTTGGCAATAAACAGCTCTTTGGGAACTCTCCTGAACGTCCTTCAGTTTCTCGGGTTAATATGCATTTGGTCACTCTCGAGCTTCCTCATGAGATTCTTCCCTTCCACCACGGACTAA
- the LOC116189244 gene encoding uncharacterized protein LOC116189244 isoform X1 codes for MAIRVGPSSVSCVASPVSSPFKPRNLQLRLLRIPYGSRPYDAHWVSDVKVKSYHFLPAVRKLKRIFPIVRSTISAVPGEEPQSDELESDAAEQESFQPDSDDSLPSSSSYVQFEGSDGRPGFVSFYNRPYGRDKEALTFYPEKDQNNWQWFLGPTVLVTSFILPSLYLRRILSTIFEDSLLTDFLILFFTEALFYCGVAIFLLIIDRVRRSIAFDSADAHQRTSLQFGQRISSVATLVLSLIIPMVTMGFVWPWTGPAASAALAPYLVGIVVQFAFEQCARYKKSPSLAVIPIVFQVYRLHQLNRAAQLVTALSFTIRGAEMTSHNLAINSSLGTLLNVLQFLGLICIWSLSSFLMRFFPSTTD; via the exons ATGGCGATCAGAGTTGGTCCCTCCTCCGTTTCCTGTGTTGCTTCACCTGTTTCTTCTCCCTTCAAGCCCAGGAACTTGCAG CTGAGGTTATTGAGGATACCATATGGAAGCCGGCCATATGATGCCCACTGGGTTAGTGATGTCAAAG TCAAATCTTACCACTTCCTGCCTGCAGTTCGGAAATTGAAGAGAATATTCCCAATAGTTAGGAGTACCATCTCTGCAGTTCCAGGAGAAGAGCCACAATCTGATGAGCTTGAATCAGATGCGGCAGAGCAGGAAAGTTTCCAACCGGATTCTGATGATTCCCTTCCTTCAAGCAGTTCATATGTCCAGTTCGAGGGATCTGATGGAAGGCCGGGCTTTGTATCATTCTATAATCGGCCATATGGGAGAGACAAAGAAGCTCTCACATTTTATCCAGAGAAGGATCAGAACAACTGGCAATGGTTCCTTGGCCCAACTGTACTTGTGACCTCCTTCATTCTGCCTTCACTCTATCTCCGCAGGATACTCTCTACCATATTCGAAGACTCCCTGCTGACAG ATTTCCTGATATTGTTCTTCACAGAAGCTTTATTCTACTGTGGGGTGGCAATCTTTCTTCTGATTATAGACCGCGTGAGGAGGTCTATAGCATTTGATTCGGCCGATGCTCACCAACGTACTTCTCTTCAGTTTGGGCAGCGAATTTCTTCTGTTGCTACTCTTGTACTTAGCCTCATAATCCCTATGGTGACCATGGGCTTTGTGTGGCCATGGACCGGCCCTGCAGCTTCTGCTGCTCTTGCTCCGTATCTAGTAGGAATTGTTGTCCAGTTTGCATTTGAACAGTGTGCTCGGTACAAGAAATCACCTTCATTGGCTGTGATTCCAATCGTATTTCAG GTTTATCGATTGCACCAACTAAATCGAGCGGCCCAGCTGGTGACTGCTCTATCCTTTACCATCAGAGGAGCAGAGATGACTTCACACAACTTGGCAATAAACAGCTCTTTGGGAACTCTCCTGAACGTCCTTCAGTTTCTCGGGTTAATATGCATTTGGTCACTCTCGAGCTTCCTCATGAGATTCTTCCCTTCCACCACGGACTAA
- the LOC116189244 gene encoding uncharacterized protein LOC116189244 isoform X2: protein MAIRVGPSSVSCVASPVSSPFKPRNLQLRLLRIPYGSRPYDAHWVSDVKVRKLKRIFPIVRSTISAVPGEEPQSDELESDAAEQESFQPDSDDSLPSSSSYVQFEGSDGRPGFVSFYNRPYGRDKEALTFYPEKDQNNWQWFLGPTVLVTSFILPSLYLRRILSTIFEDSLLTDFLILFFTEALFYCGVAIFLLIIDRVRRSIAFDSADAHQRTSLQFGQRISSVATLVLSLIIPMVTMGFVWPWTGPAASAALAPYLVGIVVQFAFEQCARYKKSPSLAVIPIVFQVYRLHQLNRAAQLVTALSFTIRGAEMTSHNLAINSSLGTLLNVLQFLGLICIWSLSSFLMRFFPSTTD, encoded by the exons ATGGCGATCAGAGTTGGTCCCTCCTCCGTTTCCTGTGTTGCTTCACCTGTTTCTTCTCCCTTCAAGCCCAGGAACTTGCAG CTGAGGTTATTGAGGATACCATATGGAAGCCGGCCATATGATGCCCACTGGGTTAGTGATGTCAAAG TTCGGAAATTGAAGAGAATATTCCCAATAGTTAGGAGTACCATCTCTGCAGTTCCAGGAGAAGAGCCACAATCTGATGAGCTTGAATCAGATGCGGCAGAGCAGGAAAGTTTCCAACCGGATTCTGATGATTCCCTTCCTTCAAGCAGTTCATATGTCCAGTTCGAGGGATCTGATGGAAGGCCGGGCTTTGTATCATTCTATAATCGGCCATATGGGAGAGACAAAGAAGCTCTCACATTTTATCCAGAGAAGGATCAGAACAACTGGCAATGGTTCCTTGGCCCAACTGTACTTGTGACCTCCTTCATTCTGCCTTCACTCTATCTCCGCAGGATACTCTCTACCATATTCGAAGACTCCCTGCTGACAG ATTTCCTGATATTGTTCTTCACAGAAGCTTTATTCTACTGTGGGGTGGCAATCTTTCTTCTGATTATAGACCGCGTGAGGAGGTCTATAGCATTTGATTCGGCCGATGCTCACCAACGTACTTCTCTTCAGTTTGGGCAGCGAATTTCTTCTGTTGCTACTCTTGTACTTAGCCTCATAATCCCTATGGTGACCATGGGCTTTGTGTGGCCATGGACCGGCCCTGCAGCTTCTGCTGCTCTTGCTCCGTATCTAGTAGGAATTGTTGTCCAGTTTGCATTTGAACAGTGTGCTCGGTACAAGAAATCACCTTCATTGGCTGTGATTCCAATCGTATTTCAG GTTTATCGATTGCACCAACTAAATCGAGCGGCCCAGCTGGTGACTGCTCTATCCTTTACCATCAGAGGAGCAGAGATGACTTCACACAACTTGGCAATAAACAGCTCTTTGGGAACTCTCCTGAACGTCCTTCAGTTTCTCGGGTTAATATGCATTTGGTCACTCTCGAGCTTCCTCATGAGATTCTTCCCTTCCACCACGGACTAA
- the LOC116189244 gene encoding uncharacterized protein LOC116189244 isoform X4 has translation MRKLRLLRIPYGSRPYDAHWVSDVKVRKLKRIFPIVRSTISAVPGEEPQSDELESDAAEQESFQPDSDDSLPSSSSYVQFEGSDGRPGFVSFYNRPYGRDKEALTFYPEKDQNNWQWFLGPTVLVTSFILPSLYLRRILSTIFEDSLLTDFLILFFTEALFYCGVAIFLLIIDRVRRSIAFDSADAHQRTSLQFGQRISSVATLVLSLIIPMVTMGFVWPWTGPAASAALAPYLVGIVVQFAFEQCARYKKSPSLAVIPIVFQVYRLHQLNRAAQLVTALSFTIRGAEMTSHNLAINSSLGTLLNVLQFLGLICIWSLSSFLMRFFPSTTD, from the exons ATGAGAAAG CTGAGGTTATTGAGGATACCATATGGAAGCCGGCCATATGATGCCCACTGGGTTAGTGATGTCAAAG TTCGGAAATTGAAGAGAATATTCCCAATAGTTAGGAGTACCATCTCTGCAGTTCCAGGAGAAGAGCCACAATCTGATGAGCTTGAATCAGATGCGGCAGAGCAGGAAAGTTTCCAACCGGATTCTGATGATTCCCTTCCTTCAAGCAGTTCATATGTCCAGTTCGAGGGATCTGATGGAAGGCCGGGCTTTGTATCATTCTATAATCGGCCATATGGGAGAGACAAAGAAGCTCTCACATTTTATCCAGAGAAGGATCAGAACAACTGGCAATGGTTCCTTGGCCCAACTGTACTTGTGACCTCCTTCATTCTGCCTTCACTCTATCTCCGCAGGATACTCTCTACCATATTCGAAGACTCCCTGCTGACAG ATTTCCTGATATTGTTCTTCACAGAAGCTTTATTCTACTGTGGGGTGGCAATCTTTCTTCTGATTATAGACCGCGTGAGGAGGTCTATAGCATTTGATTCGGCCGATGCTCACCAACGTACTTCTCTTCAGTTTGGGCAGCGAATTTCTTCTGTTGCTACTCTTGTACTTAGCCTCATAATCCCTATGGTGACCATGGGCTTTGTGTGGCCATGGACCGGCCCTGCAGCTTCTGCTGCTCTTGCTCCGTATCTAGTAGGAATTGTTGTCCAGTTTGCATTTGAACAGTGTGCTCGGTACAAGAAATCACCTTCATTGGCTGTGATTCCAATCGTATTTCAG GTTTATCGATTGCACCAACTAAATCGAGCGGCCCAGCTGGTGACTGCTCTATCCTTTACCATCAGAGGAGCAGAGATGACTTCACACAACTTGGCAATAAACAGCTCTTTGGGAACTCTCCTGAACGTCCTTCAGTTTCTCGGGTTAATATGCATTTGGTCACTCTCGAGCTTCCTCATGAGATTCTTCCCTTCCACCACGGACTAA
- the LOC116189234 gene encoding uncharacterized protein LOC116189234, whose translation MWSSLSSPPLLESVVRLCGRLVETSSGRKGAIPWRRCIHVDELEAEHLSGFKRLFKKAITWRSCGDFSNKAVICMDFLWELHNKTRLAPGTLNPLLAAQTINNNLQAYEKAWYSKLSQSQAACKLECSSDQLHFYLDAPIKSSGSRPGIATINTKGPLVHAWTFKDSARDSFQGELFAARKAIECALSLQP comes from the exons ATGTGGAGTTCACTGTCCAGTCCACCTTTGCTCGAGAGTGTAGTCCGATTGTGTGGGCGACTCGTGGAGACTAGTTCGGGTCGAAAAGGAGCAATCCCTTGGCGAAGATGCATTCATGTGGATGAGTTAGAGGCCGAACACTTGAGCGGCTTCAAGAGATTATTCAAGAAGGCGATTACTTGGCGGTCTTGTGGGGATTTTTCAAACAAG GCTGTCATTTGTATGGACTTCCTTTGGGAGCTCCATAACAAAACTCGACTTGCTCCAGGGACTCTCAATCCCCTCCTGGCAGCTCAAACGATCAACAACAACCTTCAAGCATATGAAAAGGCCTGGTATTCGAAGTTGTCGCAGTCACAGGCTGCTTGCAAACTTGAATGCTCCTCGGATCAGCTTCATTTCTATTTGGATGCTCCCATCAAATCCTCGGGCTCCCGGCCCGGCATTGCTACAATCAACACCAAGGGCCCTCTTGTTCATGCTTGGACCTTCAAAGACTCTGCTCGAGACTCCTTTCAAGGCGAACTTTTTGCTGCAAGAAAAGCCATTGAGTGTGCGCTAAGTCTCCAACCTTAG